CTCATCAGCATACATGCttacaaaggaaaagatggaagagagtaaaaggagaaggagacaAACAAATGACTCACTCCATAAAGATTTTGTTTTCCTTAGCAATCTTGATCAACTCGTCCAACGCTTCGACTTCGAAATAAGCAGGCTTCTCGAGGACGTGTGTACCAGCCAACAGAACGCCTTTTGCGTTacggtggtggaggacATGTGGGGTGCCTACGTAGACGGCTGTAACATCCTACTTGTGAGAGCAGTACGTCAATACGCCTTATCATAGCATTTAAGATGATCCCAGATTGCGTACAGGATCGTTGTATATTTCCTCGTAAGTGCCCCTCGGTTTGGCACTACCGGGAACACCATTCCTCAGTCCCCAAGCCCATGATTTCCCCTCGCAGCTTTCATTGAGCTTGTCAAGGAACGATTGAGCGGAATAGACGGAGCAGGAGCCGACAGCGGCGATCTTGGGTGGTTGACATTCTTAATGTTATGGCAGGCCGGGTCGACGACAAGGTCGTGGGCGAAGGTAGTGGAGATGTCACAAGTAGAGATGATACCCCAGTTGAGAGTGAATGGTGCCGTTGTACGTGTCTGTGTGTAAATAAGATGGGCGTATGAGAATAAGATTCTCAACGGGAAGTGGTATGATAAATAATTTTAATATTTAGATGGGAAGATATCCATCTCCTGGCCTCGGTGACTTTCGGCTCCAGCCGAGGGCTCCTTCTTATAAAACCTTACGTAACATATCATCGTTATCAGTGTCTCCATCTTTGTAAATGAGAGCGAATCCGATCGTATgatcaagaaaagaagtaaTGATGCATGATGTATGATGTAGGGATCttgatatatatattagGCAGTACAAGAGCTCTGAGCGTACATCGTGCCGAAGAACAATAAGGAATATGGGCAATAatgccgaagaacaagagaaTAGAAAGGTacgaagaacaaaagagaaagacagGCACGCCGGGCTATCGCCGAATTTAGGGGTGCGTAGGGCGGATaccctccacttccaacactttttttgtttgttcCTTCCGCTCCATATACGGGAAACGTCTACGTACATCTCATGTTACTCCATACGTTGGTATGTACACACTCCTACGTTGCATAGCTATCGAATGGTACCGATGCCCAAGCATGATTGTTGTCTCAAACATACGCAGTAGGACCACTTTATCCAAGCCCCACACTTGCTCGTACGTAAACTGCTGATGCATATcatagaagaagattcaATATATATCTATCACACGCATACAGATCATATATATGTAAATACAAGAACTTCAGTTAGGAACATTTTGAGAGCCAAAACACTAGCACATATCAAGACCCCACGTTCACTTGTCACACTGGACGTCCTCAAGCTGCGGCTTAAACCGAGACAGAAGGTTTTCTTTTGCCACCCTTCAAACCCGCCATAAACTTGGAGAGCTCGGCAGGACTGACCGAAGTCGACTTTTGCTGACGAGCTTCAATGTGAGCTGTGGCAGCTTCGGCGAGTTCGGCATCATGGAATCGTTTTTGAGTCTCACGTCGCTCTTTGCGCATCTGAATAGATCGCTTAACTCCCCAGTCGTTCTCAAATAAAATGGACGTCTCGTCGATGGACAGTTCTTCTATCGATGGGAAGGTGAGGCCATCAGTATTCGGCcaaaaaagataaaagCTAGCATATTAAGAGTACTTACTGGCTTCTGGGAAGCAGAACACGACGAACACAAAGCCGATCACACTGAGACCGAGATAGAAACCGTAGGTACCAGAGGGTGTCATCGTTTCGAGCTCCGAAAGATAGGAGACGGAGACAACGAGGTTGGCAATCCAATTGGCAGTGGTGGCGACACCACAACCCATGGACCGTACTTCGAGGGCCAAATATTCAGCCTGGTACCAAGCGATATGACTGTAGCTGAGACCGTAACCGAGGACGAACAAGACGATACCACCAATAACAACACTGACGTTTGTCGTGTCATAGGAGTAAGAAGTGTCGAGGAATCCGCCTGTCGGCTTGCACATGTCTTCGCATGACGGTTAGAGATGATGGTAGGTCAATCGAAATAGTACCACTCACAATAGAAAGCAACGATGTTCCACACAAGaccaagaagctgaagggATGTGAGTTAGTCATAGAAAACACGCATCAGAGTAGATGAAAAAAATATACCATTATTGGCACACCAAATAACATTAACCCTCGTCTTCCGACTTTGTCAACAAGAGACATTCCAATTAATACAAAAACGGCGTTGGTACTGGCAGGGATAAGACCACCCAAGGCTGGATTAGACAGACCAAGGAGACCGAAGAGAGTGCCTGCATAATAGAGAAGGGTGTTGAAACCAGAGAGTTGACAGGCGGCTTGAATAACACTGACACAAGTGATAGATCGCCGGTAAGATCCAGTCTTCCATACTTTCTTCACTCTTTCCCAGAAAGTGGTATCAGACTGAAGCGCGGTTGTGGCAGTGACGTACTCTTGAGCGACGCGGAACTTGTAGTCGATCATTTCAGGAGTAGCAGTAGGGTAGATATGCTGGAAGACGGTACGAGCACCGTCGGTATCCCCCCTGAGGATAAGGATTCGTGGTGACTCAGGAAGATagtggaagagaagcagTTGAAGAACGGAAGGGACAACGCCCAAAGCAACTGGTGATGCGTTAGCGGACCAGTAAATAGGTGTATGATGCATATTTACAAAGTAATCGCCACCCATTATGCAGGTTCTGTACACCTGCACCGATTGCGTCGGCGACCACCTGACCGAAGGGAATAAAGAAGGCACTATGCTCCAGCGTCAGCTGAAGTCCACCCATATATAATACCTATAAAGCTCACTTGATACCAATACATCGACCACGCACAGCGGTAGGCGCTGTCTCAGCGATGAAAAGAGGAGCAATGACAGATGCGCCACCGACTCCAACACCAAGGACAATTCGACCGACAATGATTTGCGGGACAGAGTAACTGCATGCAATGATCACGGCACCGAGGGTAAAGCTTTATAAAGAAGGTAAGTGGGAGTGTACAACACTGTCGAAAAGATAACTTACAAGACGTCAGAAATCAAGATTGCCATCTTTCGTCCAAGGCGATCACCCCATCCACCAAGGATAGCAGAACCAAAGATAGCCCCGATGGTGGTACCTGCAGTGATAATTTCTTGCTGTGAAGAGTTGAGTGCGCTGCCACCGAGGTCGGTTCCCACCAAAGGCAATGCGACACCAACGACACCAGTGTCATAGCCGAATAGGAAGCCAGCGATTGCCGACTATTAGGAATCAATTAATGCCACTTTATACTAAAAATACGGGATGATGCACATACGGCAGCAACTAAAAAGCAAAGATACCATGTTACTTTatcttcaccttctacACGCACAAGGTTTTCATCCTAGGGAACAGGTGTTAACACCTGTTTTACACGTCCATGTGAAATATAAATATAAATATAAACTCACTATCAAATGACCACCAAAGCCAGGGAGATTAGGCGGTTCTTGAGAGCCTTTGACATTTTCAATTTCCTCAATGTGATCAATAGCCTTGTTTTCCAGAAAGCTATTATCACGATCCTCAATGTTAGTTGCGCTCATAAACGTTTAGGCGGAGCTTGTTAATTGAATATAGTTAGTTGATCGAAAGTTGAATGTTTATTAAGTGGGAGGCGAATAGTTGTTCTTTATTAGCATGCAGAAACGTTCCGTTCTTCTATCTTCCTGAGTTATATACTATTCTTGACCAGAATCTTACTCTGATGAGACCGTCTGGCCGAAGATAACAAGACAATCTTCAATAATCTTGGACGTTGCTGGTCGATTGCACTGATGACGCAACGGTTGTCCATCAATATGGCGCATATTTTTTGCGGGCCCCGCGAACCCCGCGGACGAACGGTTCAAAAGTTTACGTCTTCGGTCGGCTGTTTTGCGGATTGTTTTGCGCCGCTTGTTTGGCAGCTTGTTTGCGGCTCGTTTTGCTGCTGTTCTGAAGATAAAAAAAGGACCGAGATAGTGCATCGACCGAGATAGTGCATATTTTTGGACTCCCACGAACCCGGAGACGCCTATGTCTTCGGTCCGGCTGCTTTGCGGCGGCTTGTTTTGCGGCTGTTCTGAAGGTAAAAAAGGACCGAGATATGATGGTGACGTCATTCCCCGAGGGGCCCCGTTGGCTGTGAGGATCCGGTGACAACCTGGGTGCGCCCAGTTCATGTCAATACTTCGATATTTGATAATAAACTGTGAGGACACTTGACACATGGGACGAAGGATGTATGGGACAGGCAGCTACGTGGAGATGTACTCCTAGAAAGGTGAGGACGAAGGCAATTTCGAGTCTAGAGAGGAAACAACTTGATTTACTACGGCGTCCGGTCTAAGGCTTGGGCACTCGCGCAATTATGATAACTGTAGCGAGGCGGTATGTAGGGTTAATGTGATTAAATCAGTTTCGTGTTCTATTTTATTAGGTTGATGTATACTCTATGAGTACTGTACAGTACAAATACTTCCGTTCTTTCCCTCCGCTCTTACTTGTTAAACGTCCAACTTACGTATAAGCTGCTTCCAACTTTTCCTCCGCCACTCCCTTAGGCGTTAAatgaagtggaggaaaaaCAGCAGGACTTACACCGAGCTGGACAATCTTCCAGGTGTGCTCCCAGTCGATGACTCGCTTGGAGAAACACCAAGGCTCGTAAGCAATCTTCACAGGAGGATTCTGCTTCGCAATGAACTCAGCGAGCCAACGTATGTCCTCGGCAGTCTTTTCTTCAGGCGCGTTGGCCTCGGCATAATCGTTAGATCCAACCTAAAGTACACTAACTGGTCAACACGCAATATCTTGCGGACCGAAAGATATTACGTACTTGGAGCTGCTCGACACCGAGCTCGGAACAGAGAGCAACTACTTTTTAGCCTTTCGCCAGACCCACTCGGCACACTTAGAGCCCTGGGGATATCCGTCAAACTGGTTGAGGCTGGAGAACGAGACGGGTCATACCATACTTAGCGACGAGCTTCTTGAAGTCTTCAGCCTTCGCGTAGAGGGCTTCCGTTCATCTTGCTAGGAGGATAAGTATGGACTTACCTGCAAATCCCCCTCCGTTCACAGTGTATACCCTGCACACCAACACCTACCTCTCGATGCTCCATGCTCGATGGTGGGTTCTTGGAGCCAAGGGTATCTTATCGCATGCAGGCTACAAGACAGACTCCGAGAATAGGAGAGAAAGTCGCtagatggggatggaaggggaagggatcAGCTCGGAAACGGGCGAATGGCGAGCGGATAGAGAGTAGGACAACAACAGAATCGATTATggatgggaatggaaggaCAGTGGAGTGGAAGGGAAAGGTGTTCGGGAATTTAGATCTTGAATTCGGCGGCAAGCCAAATGGATTGCGAATGaattgcttcttcttcttcttcttcttcttctgttgaTTTGGATTCCGGGCCCTCCGCATCGGCTTCCGGATGTTTataagagaaaactatCGCGATATCGGGAATTCGGATACCGGCCGTAAGCGATCTTGGTCGACTATGAAAGGGGACTTTAGGTGATAGGATAATCAAGTCAGCGCAAAAACGATGCCGCAAAATTCTGGAAGAATATAAGACTACTCACTCTCCTCGGTTGCTAGAAAAGGTATGTCAGAGACGACCGGTTTCAAAAGATTCTGGACCTACCGTTGTCTGTTCTCGCCTTGGAGGGCATCAACTGATTTATTATCTTACTTGTGTCCGTGTCCGAAAATGGCATTGACATACCGCGGCTCTTCAAATAGCCCATGTCCTCCGACTTAAGGGTGATACTGGCATAAGAAAGCCAGATTCGCGTGCCCAACAATATTCGATGGAGAACAAATGGAGCATCCGTGTTCTATATTCGTCCTCTCTGGTTGCATCATAGCACAGGGCGTTGAAAAGGCCCTCGTAAGACCTTTTTCCCACCTAGCGCTCGTCGGCATATACTCGCGTTCAAGCAGGTCCCCGATACGCTGAGCACGATGTTCGGGAGCAGGGGGTGGTTGACGTTCGGTGGCTTGCGGTTCACGAGGCATACTGTTGGCTGGGCGGTGAGTCAAGGTCAAATAAGGAGGGTATTCCTGGTAGAGCACGAGAGCAAGCGGATAAAGGACAGAGAGGTTTGACACAAGAGGCAAAagaaaggttgaagagaGTCGTTGGGTGACGAATCGCGAAAGTAAAGTAAGTCGGCCCAGTTCTGCTGTTTCTATGCTCCGCCTGGCGCTTCTCGTTCTCAATCTCCCAACGGCTTTCACCGCTCTCACGCATCCATCCGCCAAACACTCCACTTTCTTATCGCCTGTCAAGCCAAACTAGCAGAGATGTGTCATGCAATACCCTCCAAGACGTCCGTGCGACCCTCCGGTCTGCATCCGACTTTACCCCTCCTCTACAACACAGCGTACCGTCTGCATCTGATTTTACCTCTGCCCTTCAAGGCAACAAACCACCCGCATTGGATGAACGGTACGTCTCCGTATCCAGTGCTGTCAAGGAtatgggatgaagagctggatCTAAACATAGACATTTCGATGTGAGCTTTGACGAACTGAGTGTTGTTCCGCACTTGTGGGCGACACGTGCCCATCTGGCTGGTCATCCGACTGTGTACCACTGCGAATACTATCTCAGAGAACACATGGGTGCAGTTGATGAAAAACGTCAAAAACATAGGATGCGGATTCCTGCATATAGAGATTGAAGTGGGTAGAAGTGGCGTGCACGCAGTCGCTATCCGTGTTGATATCGTATCCCCACTTAGGTCACCGACTACTTTTTCCCAGCCGCCTTTTTTTCACAGCGAATCGAAACGGATATGGGCGAAGCTCCGAAGCATTGGACGAGGTCTTCGGCTGTGCACACCCCATCAATTTTAATCATCTTTTTTGCTGTATCACTTTTGTAAGTGTGTGTTATGATCGCCCTGAGGGAAACTGTGGATGAGGTTTTGAAAGCTCAGCATTGCTTGCGGGATGAGATACCGGTCGATCGGGGATTGCGTTCTTTCCCTGATCTTGTACTGTTGGTGAGTTTTACGACTATCATCTACTGTAGCGTCGTTAATCATTGCTTGTAACTTATCAACAGCTCTCCACTCCTTCCTGCCACTTTCGTTTTGCCAGTCTCATTTACCCTGACATCCCGTCTTGCTTTCCGTTCCGCCCGCCTGAATTCTTTCATCCGGACGCCAACAATTACATTCAACGTTAGAAACCAGTTCTGAAGGATTGATAAGGAGAGCTGGAAGTCTGGAACGGCCAACGAGAGCAAATACTGGCAGAGAAATAAAAGACCTATCCCATCAATAGTCGTTCTTGCGCTTTCCATGGATCCATccaaaaaaacaaaaacagtAGAACAAGATGTGGGACCATCCGTGAGAATTTGGTGTAGATGGTTTTAACTTGCGCACCCGCTTCTTTCATTCGTCCGACATGGTATAGCAACTTACCTTTCCCCTCATTCGTTTCCACTTGCCGATTGCCCCTTTCACTTTAAATATCTGCGtccaaaagaaaagtgTCAGATAAGGTGCTGAACCGGACGGTGGTGGATCAGCACAGGGGGAAAAGGTGGGAACGAAGCAGGGAAGGAGTATTGCTCGACTGGTCAAGCAAGGTGTGGCTTAAAAGGAAGTCTATACGCGCTTACCTACAAGGGTCCGGATGTGAGTAGGGCGCTGTGAATTTGGCCTTTTTCGACCATTTTCAAACAAAATTGAATGAAATATGGCGTACATACACGTATCTgctgtttttttttttctcatcCCATGTTGTAATCGGTAGTAAAAATAATACCGTAGAAAGAGGTGAGCAGCCAAAAAAGCTCAACAAGTAACCTTTTTATGACGATGGATGAGAATCGGTAGCATCGGCCGCCATAAGATTGTaattgtcatcatcatggtcTCAATGTTCACCCTGAAGTGTAATAAGCCGATAAGAGGATAGAGGGTGTGTCTACTATAATTCGACTCAGTTCAGGAGGCCAAGTTGCCGGCGGCCTCGGTCCACAATTGCCGCACACAATCGACGATACCTGAAGGGAAACTTTCGGGAAACCGTGCAAAAATTCGGCAACATACCCGGCAACATACTCGGCAACAGTTAAGGCAACACGCACGGCCACGATCGAGGATTGATTGATACGAACTTTTTCCGCATGATTTGATATGCTATTCTTCGACAGTTTGGTTTCCGGATACTTGCTACGTACTATGATCTATTCATATTGGTCGGATGTGATTATCTCATCCTGCAACACGTATGTATCTGCTGTGTGTGTGTACCCGGCGGTCTATTAATGTACACGTTGCTCTTTGATGATTTACAAACGACACGTATATCATTCAAAGAATGTGGAGGGAGAGGCATCCGATTTGTTCGTGtcaaggagaaaaaggatcGGTGGGCCCGACGcgggagatggaaatgaaagCATAATCTGTATGTTGTAATCTTTGCCGACCAGCTTCTGTTCCTGATGGAAAGATTAGAACACTGTCCTTTGGCGCGATTTTGTAAAACTACGTCACCGTAACCACGCCTCCCTAAAATACGGAAATTCAACACCGCATCAATTTCAGCTATTGACTAAACGGTGAATGACTAACTAAGCCAAGTCCACGAATATCCACGGCGCAAAAAGGGCATTGGCCTGTAAGGACAGAAGAGGGATGAGGGGCTCGATGTGTTTCGAGGCGGAGTTCAAAGAGGGGCAAAGGGGGCGGGGCAGTGAAAACTCAGGGAAAACAAGGAGCCTTCTACTGCGGGAAGTCTGTGGTCAATTATCCCACCTTCCAAATGAGTAAAAGGATACTAATAATGTTTCAATAAATATAGGGCACCACATGGCGCTGATAGCTGCCTCCACATTGCGGAGTATTACCGCACAAAATATAATCGAAGTCATTACCAAATACCCAAACAAACCAACTGCTCTCTCTCCATGGGTCGATTAACTAAGGATAATGGGGGCATGACGAAGGTACGTGGAAGCCTGAGCAGGCGTCTGTCAACACAATTCGAGATGCTCTCCGGGTGACACAATCACATCCGGCCCTCTCGGCTGTCCTCCATGATAATAAGAAAGACTCGAGGGCGAATCTCTTCCCGACCTCCTTCAACGAgttatatatatatatatattatATTGCCACTCAATCTTCCAACCACATAACAATAATTTACATCGTCTCAAGAAATCTAGCTGGAGAATACATTCTATACGCACACACCAGTCACAACAcaaaaaacaacaacaatggGCGGtggtgctgctgctggtggtgaCTTTGATGCTCTCCTCACTCAAAACCAAAATGGAGGTTGGCGGGGTCTCTTCAATAACGGCCGAGCTCTTGGTTTGGCCTGTTTCGCTTCTATCGGCGGTGTGCTATATGGTTACAACCAGGTATGTTAACCATTCCTCGATCACCTGCCATCTGCTCACATTCTACATTACAGGGTGTTTTCGGTCAAGTCCAAGTCATGTACAGTTTTGAGCAGCGATACATGGCTACTGTAAGTTCTCGCCAATTTCTTTCACACTGCATCTCCTAATTCTTCCGTCTGCAGTTGGACAACACTGACACCAAGGGTCTCTTGACCTCTATTCTCGAACTTGGTGCTTTCCTCGGTGCTCTCATGGCTGGTCCTCTGGCTGACAGGTTTTCCCGAAAGGTGAGCGATTGcgtcttttcttttctttccttccttccttcctttcccaccGCTAACATGTTCACTCAGTTCTCCATTTCCGCCTGGTGTATCGTCTTTATGATGGGTACTGCCATTCAAACCGGTGCCAACTCTAACGTCGCGTGCATCTACGGTGAGTAAAACTTTTCGCGGTTATCCCAGTGATGACGGCAGTGCTCACACTTAAGTCCAGCTGGTCGATGGTTCGCAGGTATGGGTATCGGTGCTCTTTCTATGCTTGTTCCTATGTTCAATGCCGAGTTGGCTCCTCCCGGTATTCGGGGTTCTCTGGTCGCTCTTCAACAATTGGCCATTACTTTCGGAATCATGATTTCTTACTGGATCGGCTACGGTACTAACTGTGAGTAACTTTTGTCGGA
This region of Cryptococcus neoformans var. neoformans B-3501A chromosome 10, whole genome shotgun sequence genomic DNA includes:
- a CDS encoding hypothetical protein (HMMPfam hit to Sugar_tr, Sugar (and other) transporter, score: 349.1, E(): 6.1e-102); translation: MSATNIEDRDNSFLENKAIDHIEEIENVKGSQEPPNLPGFGGHLIDENLVRVEGEDKVTWYLCFLSAIAGFLFGYDTGVVGVALPLVGTDLGGSALNSSQQEIITAGTTIGAIFGSAILGGWGDRLGRKMAILISDVFFTLGAVIIACSYSVPQIIVGRIVLGVGVGGASVIAPLFIAETAPTAVRGRCIGINAFFIPFGQVVADAIGAGVQNLHNGWRLLFALGVVPSVLQLLLFHYLPESPRILILRGDTDGARTVFQHIYPTATPEMIDYKFRVAQEYVTATTALQSDTTFWERVKKVWKTGSYRRSITCVSVIQAACQLSGFNTLLYYAGTLFGLLGLSNPALGGLIPASTNAVFVLIGMSLVDKVGRRGLMLFGVPIMLLGLVWNIVAFYYMCKPTGGFLDTSYSYDTTNVSVVIGGIVLFVLGYGLSYSHIAWYQAEYLALEVRSMGCGVATTANWIANLVVSVSYLSELETMTPSGTYGFYLGLSVIGFVFVVFCFPEAKELSIDETSILFENDWGVKRSIQMRKERRETQKRFHDAELAEAATAHIEARQQKSTSVSPAELSKFMAGLKGGKRKPSVSV